A window of Thermodesulforhabdaceae bacterium genomic DNA:
TGGATTCAAGGATTCAACCTTATTGCCTGCATTGAACGACTTGCCGATATTGCGGTAGCAATGGGCGAAGGTCAACCTGGGCTTTCTGTGCGGGTTTTAGCTGAAAGAGCGATTGAAGCTATGAGGATCCTTGCTCGTGATTTGGGAATTCCAGAGCGGTTAAGAGAATTGGGAGTAAAAGAAGAGGATATTCCCAATATTGCCACTGGGGCTTTAAACGATCCTTCAAGTTTCACCAATCCAAGGAAAGCCGGAAAAGAGGAATTAATGGCTCTTTTAAGAAAGGCTTTGTAAAAAGCTTTATTAATAAGGAGTTATTATGGTTCCAAAAGCTATCGTAAAAACAGTATCAGCATATGACTATCCCCTTATAATAAGACATCTTCTCCATACCCCTAAACAAATAGCAAAAGACATGGAGATTGTTTATAGAGATATTAAAAGAATAAAATATGGCGAATTTTTCGAACGACTTGAACGTCTGGCTAATATGTTGAGAAGGTTAGGGGTTAAACCTGGAAGCGTAGTTGGTGTTATGGATTGGGATTCTCACAGATATCTTGAATGTTACTTCGCAGTTCCTATGATGGGGGCTGTCCTTCACACCATAAATGTAAGACTTTCTCCTGAACAAATCTTATATACAATTAACCATGCTGAGGATGAGATTCTTTTGGTAAATAGTGATTTTTTGCCAATAGTTGAGAAATTTAGAGATCAACTTAAGACTGTAAAAAATATCATTCTAATCCAAGACACTCCACAGTCGTATAGTAGCTCAATAAATGTTGTAGGTGAATACGAAGATCTTATTAAAGAATCTGAACCTGAATATAACTTTGAAGATTTTCCTGAAAATACCATGGCCACATTATTTTATACCACTGGAACAACAGGGAATCCTAAAGGCGTATATTTTAGTCACCGTCAAATCGTGCTTCACACACTTGCTAGGGCTGCTCAGACGGCTTTAAAGCCGGGAGGGAATTTCATAAATAGAGCAGACGTTTATATGCCTCTGACCCCTATGTTTCATGTCCATGCTTGGGGGTTTCCATATACTGCCACTATGCTTGGGATAAAGCAAGTTTATCCGGGACGATATGAACCGGAGACAATACTCAAGTTAATAACCTCAGAAAAAGTTACCGTAAGTCACTGTGTGCCAACCCTTCTTCATATGCTTCTTACTCACCCTAAATCGAAAGACTTTGATTTATCTGGATGGAGAGTTGGAGTGGGTGGAGCTCCATTTCCAGAAGCTATTTGTAAAGCTGCTCTCGAAAGAGGAATAGATGCATCAAGTGGTTATGGAATGTCGGAAACCTGTCCTGAAATAGCTCATGCTTTCCTTCAGCCTTTCATGGTTAACTGGAGCATAGACGAACAGGTAAAAATTCGGACCAAGACTGGCATTCCAATTATGCTTGTCGAAATGAAAATTGTAGATCCAAATGGAAAAGAACTTCCGCATGATGGTAAATCAACAGGAGAACTTATTGTTCGTGGTCCATGGTTCACTCAGGGATACTTTAAAGATCCCGAGAAAAGCGAAGAGTTGTGGCGTGGTGGCTGGCTGCACACCGGAGATGTTGGGTATATTGATCCACAGGGTTATCTGAAGATAACTGATCGTATTAAAGATATTATTAAAACAGGTGGAGAATGGGTTTCATCTATTGAACTCGAGAATATAATTTTGAAACATGAAGCCGTGAGTGAAGCGGCTGCCATAGGTGTAAGTCATGAAAAGTGGGGCGAGAGACCTATAGTGTTAGTAGTTTTAAAGCCAGATTATGTAAATAAAGTCACAGAAGAAGACTTGAAAAGATTTTTCGGCGAATTTGTAGAGAAAGGCTTAATAACTAAGTGGGCGATTCCGGATCGCATCATATTTGTTGGTGCTCTTCCTAAAACAAGTATTGGAAAGCTTGATAAAAAGTTAATGCGTCACCAGATTAAGGAACTTATGAATATGGAAATATGTAGGGAGTAAAAACCAATGTGTGTAGGGTTAATTTTCATTAGACACATAATTTCTGGAGGTGACCTATGAAAAAAACATTGTCAGCTCTCTTGGTGTGTTTTTGTATTCTTGGAATCGGGATTTGTGAACTTTTCGCTGGGACAGTAATAAAGTTACAATGTGCTTATCCAGAGAATGCTAATGTGGGTAAGTCAACTCAATTTTTCGCTGATGAGGTTAAAAAATTAACAAATGGTGAAGTGGAAATAAGAATTTTCTGGCCTGGACAATTGGTTAAAACTGAGGAAGCCTTCAATGCAATTCGTATGGGAATGATTGATGCTTATTCAGGATCACTTTTGTACTTTGTGGGGATGGTTCCGGAAGTTAACGTTCAGTGGCTTCCGTTTAACTGGATAGATGCTAAAGAAGCCCAAGAAGTTTTCGAAAAAACAGAGTATCTCAAAATAATGAATGAAGCCTTGAAAAAACATGGTCTTTTGTATCTTGCGCCTCTTTCTGTGGGAAGTATGGGGCTTATGACTAAGTTTCCTGTGAATACTATTGAGGATTTAAAGGGTAAGAAAATTCGCGCCGTGGGAATGGAAGCTGAAATCGTAAAAGCTCTTGGAGCCAGTGCAGTAAATATTGCTGGTGCAGAGCAATACATGGCTCTTCAACGTGGAGTTGCTGATGGTACGGACTATCCGTGGTATACAATGGAACAGTATAAGTTCTATGAAGTACTGAAGTATATAATAAAACCAGCTTTTCATACTCCTGGCATAGTTGAAATCATTATTAGCGAGAAAACTTTTGAGGGGCTTTCTGAGTCTCAAAAGAAAGCTATTAAGGAAGCAGCAACCGCAGCCATGAAGCGCAGTATAGAACTTACTGACCAGTGGGATAGAGATGCTTTGATCAATGCTGAGAAACATGGAGTAAAAGTGATAGAATTGTCAGAGAAAGAAGTTAGACGTTTGAGAGAATTAACCGCTCCTTTATGGGATGCCGAAGCAAAGAGATCAAAATACTCGGAAGAGCTTGTAAAGATTCTTAAGGAATACAATAAAATGAAAGGTAGAGAATTTTAGGAGGAACTTGTATAAAGGCGGAGCTACGAGCTCTGCCTTTATTATTAGAAAGGTTTTAACAATGGAAAAGTTGGAAAAGGTTATTAACATTGTAAATGCCTTTTTTAGTTACATTGGAGCGTTTTTTATAATGCTAATAGTTGTATTTATATTCATGTCAATAATAAACAGATATTTCCTGAACATACCGGTAAATTGGCCTAGTGAAGTTAGTCAGTATCTTCAGTGCGCAGTTGTTATGTTATCCGCGAGTTATTGTCTTCAGGCTGGTATTCACACAAGAGTAGACATATTTTATGGGAATTTTTCATATAAGAAGAGAATGTGGATTAATATTTTGTCCGGGTTTTTTGTCATTGGTTCCTCTATCCCTATAGTTTGGTATGGAACAATTATTGGGTGGAATTCTTTCATGATGGGAGAGAGATCATCATCGGCTGATCATCTACCTTTATGGCCATCCATTATCGTTGTGCCTTTAGGGGCTTTTTTCCTGGGGTTGCAGGGTCTTACCACACTTCTGAAAAGTCTGATAACATATATAAATAGTAAAAATCCGGAAGGTAAGCTACCATGATAAACAGCGAAGCTGTTGTTTCAATTGCAGTCATAGGGTTAATAGTAAGTATAGGTGTTGGTATCCCTATAGCTTTTTCTCTCTTATTTATAACATCTGCTGCTGTTTTGCATTTCTGGGGACCACAAGGACTTTTGCTGCTGTATAGCTCCGTTTATGGAGAAGGCACCAACTTTTTACTTCTTGCTATTCCACTTTTTATATTTATGGCAAATATGCTTAAAGCTAGTGGGATTGCTAACCACCTGTATGATATTATTCATAAATGGTTTGGCAATGTGCCTGGGGGGTTAGCAATCGGAACAGTCGTTATGTGTGCAATTTTTGCTGCTATAACCGGTATAAGTTCCGTAGCTACTGTGACCATGGGATTGATATCTCTTCCTGAAATGTTAAAGCGTGGTTATAATAAAACTATTGCTATTGGTTGCATCAATGCTGGAGGGGCCCTTGGGATTCTTATTCCCCCATCCATTATAATGGTTCTTTATGGGGCAGTTTCGGGTGCTTCTATTGGACATCTATTTATGGGTGGAGTAATACCAGGCTTTATACTCTGTGGATTCTATGTGCTTTATATAGGTATAAAGTGTTTCTTTCGTCCTGAACTTGGTCCTCCAGGAAAAGAAACGTATTCCATAAAAGAAAAAGTCTTGGCTCTTAAAGCTATTGCCCTTCCTATTTTATTGATTATTCTGGTTTTGGGAGCAATGTATTTCGGTATTGCTACTCCTACGGAAGCAGCAGGAATTGGAGCGCTTGGGGCCGTTGTTACATCCATAGTTTATAAGCAATTTTCATGGAAGGAATTATTTAAAGTAGCTAGAGATTCAGCCAATTTGACCTGCATGATATTTTGGCTAATCTTTGGAGCTCAAACTTTTACATCTTTTCTTGCCTATGCGGGTATTCAGGATATGCTACAACAATATTTCTTATCGCTTCAAGTCAATAAATGGATCATCATGATTTTTATCCAGTTTGTATTTTTCTTACTTGGGATGTTCCTGGATCCAGCAGGAATCATTTTGCTTACAACCCCCATCTTTGCCCCCATAGTAGAAAAGCTGGGATTTGATCTTGTCTGGTTTGGCATCCTTTTTACTATTAATATGGAGATGGCTTATTTGACCCCTCCTTTTGGATTCAACTTATTCATTATGAGAGGAATAGCACCTTCTGGAGTGACGATGAGAGATATTT
This region includes:
- a CDS encoding TRAP transporter substrate-binding protein, which codes for MKKTLSALLVCFCILGIGICELFAGTVIKLQCAYPENANVGKSTQFFADEVKKLTNGEVEIRIFWPGQLVKTEEAFNAIRMGMIDAYSGSLLYFVGMVPEVNVQWLPFNWIDAKEAQEVFEKTEYLKIMNEALKKHGLLYLAPLSVGSMGLMTKFPVNTIEDLKGKKIRAVGMEAEIVKALGASAVNIAGAEQYMALQRGVADGTDYPWYTMEQYKFYEVLKYIIKPAFHTPGIVEIIISEKTFEGLSESQKKAIKEAATAAMKRSIELTDQWDRDALINAEKHGVKVIELSEKEVRRLRELTAPLWDAEAKRSKYSEELVKILKEYNKMKGREF
- a CDS encoding fatty acid--CoA ligase, giving the protein MVPKAIVKTVSAYDYPLIIRHLLHTPKQIAKDMEIVYRDIKRIKYGEFFERLERLANMLRRLGVKPGSVVGVMDWDSHRYLECYFAVPMMGAVLHTINVRLSPEQILYTINHAEDEILLVNSDFLPIVEKFRDQLKTVKNIILIQDTPQSYSSSINVVGEYEDLIKESEPEYNFEDFPENTMATLFYTTGTTGNPKGVYFSHRQIVLHTLARAAQTALKPGGNFINRADVYMPLTPMFHVHAWGFPYTATMLGIKQVYPGRYEPETILKLITSEKVTVSHCVPTLLHMLLTHPKSKDFDLSGWRVGVGGAPFPEAICKAALERGIDASSGYGMSETCPEIAHAFLQPFMVNWSIDEQVKIRTKTGIPIMLVEMKIVDPNGKELPHDGKSTGELIVRGPWFTQGYFKDPEKSEELWRGGWLHTGDVGYIDPQGYLKITDRIKDIIKTGGEWVSSIELENIILKHEAVSEAAAIGVSHEKWGERPIVLVVLKPDYVNKVTEEDLKRFFGEFVEKGLITKWAIPDRIIFVGALPKTSIGKLDKKLMRHQIKELMNMEICRE
- a CDS encoding TRAP transporter small permease subunit, with the translated sequence MEKLEKVINIVNAFFSYIGAFFIMLIVVFIFMSIINRYFLNIPVNWPSEVSQYLQCAVVMLSASYCLQAGIHTRVDIFYGNFSYKKRMWINILSGFFVIGSSIPIVWYGTIIGWNSFMMGERSSSADHLPLWPSIIVVPLGAFFLGLQGLTTLLKSLITYINSKNPEGKLP
- a CDS encoding TRAP transporter large permease subunit, with translation MINSEAVVSIAVIGLIVSIGVGIPIAFSLLFITSAAVLHFWGPQGLLLLYSSVYGEGTNFLLLAIPLFIFMANMLKASGIANHLYDIIHKWFGNVPGGLAIGTVVMCAIFAAITGISSVATVTMGLISLPEMLKRGYNKTIAIGCINAGGALGILIPPSIIMVLYGAVSGASIGHLFMGGVIPGFILCGFYVLYIGIKCFFRPELGPPGKETYSIKEKVLALKAIALPILLIILVLGAMYFGIATPTEAAGIGALGAVVTSIVYKQFSWKELFKVARDSANLTCMIFWLIFGAQTFTSFLAYAGIQDMLQQYFLSLQVNKWIIMIFIQFVFFLLGMFLDPAGIILLTTPIFAPIVEKLGFDLVWFGILFTINMEMAYLTPPFGFNLFIMRGIAPSGVTMRDIYRSITPFVILQALCLALVMVFPEIALFLPKTMK